One genomic window of Psychrobacter cibarius includes the following:
- a CDS encoding class I SAM-dependent methyltransferase — MLQTEKQYVQWQENETLRNALWLSESNHMPPARIVLVDDTTTADDAYRLACEGSSLLWRGDFHNARQLLQALGRRIDRTNERSELRKAKKAAKSTIESDSVSSKEIPNLFHQQRQLQAQRSRILSRLLLELDANYVSQLRRAPDVSAACTAAFGPLDKAVDESCVLSFSDLQGALGAAGWREKGVPIDSLGLSIFPHYGVFAPTRHEYVQLLLDAPLPASHDVAYDIGTGTGLLAIILAQRGVPQVIATDLNPRALACANENFTRLELPAVQLQQADLYPTDAPLANLIVCNPPWLPAKPSSSLEYAVYDAKSAMLRGVLQGAKQHLAEHGELWLIMSDLAEHLQLRTRDELLGLFADAGLAVKYRLDTQPKHGRSQDDTDPLHIARSAEVTSLWCLTLI, encoded by the coding sequence GTGTTACAAACAGAAAAGCAGTATGTACAATGGCAAGAAAACGAGACTCTACGTAATGCTCTTTGGTTGTCTGAAAGCAATCATATGCCACCTGCGCGCATTGTGTTGGTCGATGATACAACGACCGCAGATGACGCTTACCGCTTAGCTTGCGAAGGCAGCTCACTGCTGTGGCGCGGTGATTTTCATAATGCACGCCAGTTGCTACAAGCGCTTGGTCGTCGCATAGATCGTACCAATGAGCGCTCTGAGCTGCGTAAAGCAAAAAAAGCGGCTAAATCTACAATAGAATCTGATTCAGTCAGCTCTAAAGAAATACCTAATCTATTTCATCAGCAGCGCCAACTGCAAGCGCAGCGTTCGCGCATATTAAGCCGTTTGCTACTAGAGCTTGATGCCAATTATGTCAGCCAACTACGCCGCGCGCCCGATGTCAGTGCAGCCTGCACAGCCGCTTTTGGCCCGTTAGATAAAGCGGTGGATGAGTCTTGCGTGCTGTCGTTTAGTGACTTGCAAGGCGCACTCGGCGCGGCAGGATGGCGCGAAAAAGGCGTCCCAATAGACAGCTTAGGGTTATCAATTTTCCCGCATTATGGCGTCTTTGCACCAACCCGTCATGAGTATGTACAGCTATTGCTCGATGCACCGCTACCAGCAAGCCATGATGTCGCCTATGACATCGGTACCGGAACGGGATTGCTGGCTATTATCTTAGCTCAGCGCGGTGTTCCACAAGTGATAGCAACTGACTTGAATCCACGTGCTTTGGCCTGTGCCAACGAGAACTTTACACGGTTAGAATTACCTGCCGTACAATTGCAGCAAGCGGATTTATATCCGACTGATGCACCACTCGCCAATCTGATTGTCTGTAATCCACCTTGGTTACCTGCTAAGCCAAGCTCGTCTCTTGAGTATGCCGTCTATGATGCCAAGAGCGCGATGCTACGTGGCGTTCTACAAGGTGCCAAACAGCACTTAGCTGAGCACGGCGAGCTTTGGTTGATAATGTCGGACTTGGCAGAGCACCTGCAACTGCGCACCCGTGATGAGTTATTAGGCTTGTTTGCCGATGCTGGATTGGCGGTAAAATATCGTCTGGACACCCAACCTAAGCATGGTCGCAGTCAAGATGATACAGACCCGCTACATATCGCGCGCAGTGCTGAAGTTACCTCGTTATGGTGCTTAACGCTTATCTAA
- the tusA gene encoding sulfurtransferase TusA encodes MSTFTTQTTINHHLDTQGLICPEPVMMLHRTIRNADAGEVIEILATDPATTRDIPNFCRHLGHELVQQETLAENINLNVDPDEIMVAGDEDAPISATLYRYLVKKKSA; translated from the coding sequence ATGAGCACTTTTACCACGCAGACGACGATCAATCATCATTTAGATACGCAAGGGCTGATTTGCCCTGAGCCTGTCATGATGCTGCATCGAACCATCCGTAACGCTGATGCTGGCGAGGTGATTGAAATACTCGCCACCGACCCAGCCACCACTCGTGACATTCCTAATTTTTGTCGTCATTTGGGACATGAGCTTGTGCAGCAAGAAACGCTTGCTGAAAATATAAATCTAAACGTCGATCCCGATGAAATAATGGTCGCTGGCGATGAGGATGCACCAATCAGCGCCACGCTTTATCGTTATCTGGTTAAGAAAAAAAGCGCTTAA
- the ruvX gene encoding Holliday junction resolvase RuvX — translation MVESDTSVKIETADTTVAEPAIKPHLILALDYGVKKMGMALGNTITETARAFDILAMNNGQPDWDNLLGIIKVWGVSKVVVGLPLNMDGSSSMLSKRAHKFARRLAHRVMEQHLPVIVSLCDERLTSVAAREIAWDNGWIKHERDPIDDISACILMSTYFADPSSSIAIDAIKAD, via the coding sequence ATGGTAGAGTCTGATACGAGCGTTAAAATCGAAACTGCTGACACTACTGTGGCGGAACCTGCTATTAAGCCTCATCTTATTTTGGCGCTCGATTACGGGGTAAAAAAGATGGGCATGGCGTTAGGTAACACCATTACCGAGACTGCGCGTGCTTTTGATATTTTGGCGATGAATAATGGTCAGCCTGATTGGGACAATCTGCTCGGTATTATTAAAGTCTGGGGCGTGTCAAAAGTGGTGGTTGGGTTGCCACTTAATATGGATGGCAGCAGCTCAATGCTGTCTAAGCGTGCGCACAAATTCGCTCGTCGTCTAGCACATAGGGTCATGGAACAGCATCTACCAGTGATCGTGAGCCTTTGTGATGAGCGTCTAACCTCAGTGGCAGCGCGTGAGATTGCATGGGATAATGGTTGGATTAAGCACGAACGCGACCCAATTGATGACATCTCTGCCTGCATTCTGATGTCGACTTATTTCGCTGACCCTAGTAGCAGTATCGCCATCGACGCTATCAAAGCCGATTAA
- a CDS encoding YqgE/AlgH family protein: MSKANLTHHFLIAAPELSDPRFEQALIYICRHDKHGALGLMVNRPLEQARVGKLLEDLDIEVTDAQVMEDVALEGGPMYPEVGFVLHTGQPEWASSFAISENVCITTSQDILKRIAAGQGVGHYQLCLGHASWGKKQLDQELNNGDWLVCPADLNLLFDTPFEERWQIAADKIGVNFDYLSSDIGHA; this comes from the coding sequence ATGTCTAAAGCCAATTTGACCCATCATTTTTTAATCGCGGCACCAGAACTGTCAGACCCAAGGTTTGAGCAGGCGCTGATTTATATCTGTCGTCATGATAAACACGGCGCACTTGGTCTGATGGTCAATCGTCCATTAGAGCAGGCACGCGTGGGCAAATTGCTAGAAGATTTAGACATTGAAGTGACGGATGCGCAAGTGATGGAAGATGTGGCATTAGAGGGTGGCCCGATGTATCCAGAGGTTGGCTTTGTGCTGCATACGGGTCAACCAGAATGGGCATCGTCTTTTGCAATCTCAGAAAACGTCTGTATTACCACCAGTCAAGATATCCTTAAGCGTATCGCCGCAGGTCAAGGCGTCGGTCATTATCAGCTGTGCTTGGGTCATGCCAGCTGGGGTAAAAAACAGCTCGATCAAGAACTAAATAATGGCGATTGGCTCGTCTGCCCGGCTGATCTGAATTTATTGTTTGATACGCCATTCGAAGAACGCTGGCAAATTGCCGCGGATAAGATTGGGGTGAACTTTGATTACCTTAGTAGCGATATCGGTCATGCTTAA
- the recN gene encoding DNA repair protein RecN translates to MLVSLTLHQFALIAQHELSVAEGFNVITGETGAGKSLLLDALSLCVGERADSAMVRHGAAQADIYAQFDVENNTVIADWFAKNDRVLEEPEVLIRRQLSNTGRSKAWLNGTPVSLAELKSLGALLVNIHSQHAQQALLKPQFVVQWLDEMAQITPLAIQTASSYQAYQQLKRRADDIASREAQRQDRIQLLQSQLADIAPLLAVDYAEVEAEHEELSNIEALMIEASHGLHLLDNDTDEPDVMTLLGQAIKLCDNQMSVSQTFEQASEQLHLAQQQITEVTGLLSDYAEQQLPDPERLQTLDSLISLGHRLSRKHSLPTSDLIDEAKGWEAQLEQLENEPSSDAMAAQIEQAWQDYLALATQLNKERSKAAPIVSKQLMQQLQPLALPNARCEFVFTKKADASQYSAQGCYDIDLLFSANVGMPMQPLHKIASGGELSRMALVMQVLQATNADNNAAKPMLVFDEVDVGISGGTAQVVGELLRALGQTQQLLAITHQAQVAAQAHQHILVQKHHDEQTESELLILTDSAQVDELARMSGGVIITDVTRDHARSLLTDVK, encoded by the coding sequence ATGCTAGTATCATTAACTTTACATCAGTTTGCGTTGATCGCTCAGCATGAGCTGAGTGTGGCTGAAGGCTTCAATGTCATCACGGGTGAGACCGGTGCTGGCAAATCGCTATTACTCGATGCACTGTCTTTATGTGTTGGTGAGCGCGCAGACAGTGCGATGGTCAGACACGGGGCGGCGCAAGCCGATATTTATGCGCAGTTTGATGTAGAAAACAATACCGTCATTGCTGATTGGTTTGCCAAAAATGATAGAGTACTAGAAGAACCTGAAGTACTGATTCGCCGTCAGCTCAGCAATACCGGACGCTCAAAAGCTTGGTTAAATGGCACGCCTGTCAGTTTGGCGGAGCTCAAAAGCTTAGGTGCATTGCTGGTCAATATCCATAGTCAACATGCTCAGCAAGCGCTCCTCAAGCCGCAGTTTGTGGTGCAATGGCTCGACGAGATGGCACAAATCACGCCACTAGCCATACAAACTGCCAGTAGCTATCAAGCTTACCAGCAGCTCAAACGCCGTGCTGACGATATTGCGAGCCGTGAGGCTCAGCGCCAAGACCGTATTCAACTATTGCAAAGCCAACTTGCTGATATTGCGCCGTTATTGGCGGTTGATTATGCAGAAGTTGAAGCAGAGCACGAAGAGCTGTCTAATATCGAAGCCCTCATGATAGAGGCCAGTCATGGCTTGCATCTGCTCGACAATGACACGGATGAGCCAGATGTTATGACCTTGCTTGGGCAGGCGATTAAGCTTTGTGATAACCAAATGAGTGTCAGCCAAACCTTTGAGCAAGCCTCCGAGCAGCTGCATTTAGCACAGCAACAAATTACTGAGGTAACAGGCTTACTGTCAGATTATGCTGAGCAACAGTTGCCTGATCCTGAGCGTTTGCAGACATTAGACAGTCTTATCAGCTTAGGACATCGTTTATCACGTAAGCATAGCTTGCCAACGAGCGACTTAATCGATGAAGCAAAGGGCTGGGAAGCGCAATTAGAGCAGCTAGAAAACGAGCCAAGCAGTGATGCGATGGCGGCACAAATTGAACAAGCTTGGCAAGACTATCTTGCACTCGCCACTCAGTTAAATAAAGAGCGCTCGAAAGCCGCGCCGATCGTCAGCAAACAATTAATGCAGCAACTACAACCGCTCGCGCTACCCAATGCCCGCTGCGAGTTTGTCTTTACCAAAAAAGCCGATGCTAGCCAATATAGTGCGCAAGGTTGCTATGATATTGATTTATTATTTAGCGCCAATGTCGGTATGCCGATGCAGCCGCTACATAAGATTGCCTCAGGCGGTGAGCTGTCACGAATGGCACTGGTGATGCAAGTACTGCAAGCAACCAATGCCGATAATAATGCCGCTAAGCCGATGCTAGTATTTGATGAAGTCGATGTTGGTATCAGTGGCGGTACTGCGCAAGTGGTCGGTGAGCTACTGCGCGCACTTGGGCAGACGCAGCAGCTACTGGCCATTACCCACCAAGCACAAGTCGCGGCGCAAGCGCATCAGCATATCTTGGTACAAAAACATCATGACGAGCAGACCGAAAGCGAGCTATTAATACTGACTGATAGCGCACAAGTCGACGAGCTGGCACGCATGTCTGGCGGTGTGATCATTACTGATGTCACCCGCGACCATGCGCGTAGTTTATTGACCGATGTGAAATAA
- a CDS encoding pyrimidine/purine nucleoside phosphorylase yields MTAAQFTNVTVNAQATVSYDGRCSSHTIMFEDGRHKTLGVILPCDNLVEHYHFSTNTSERIEITGGECEVKINGDEEFSYYRAGQSFVVEGNSGFNLRTEEIVQYICHLEG; encoded by the coding sequence ATGACAGCGGCGCAATTTACTAATGTAACAGTCAATGCTCAAGCGACGGTATCTTATGATGGTCGTTGTTCAAGCCACACTATTATGTTCGAAGATGGTCGACATAAAACATTGGGCGTTATCTTGCCTTGTGATAATTTGGTTGAGCATTATCATTTTAGCACCAATACCTCCGAGCGTATCGAAATCACGGGCGGTGAGTGTGAGGTCAAAATTAATGGTGACGAAGAATTCAGCTATTACCGCGCTGGTCAATCATTCGTGGTTGAAGGCAATAGTGGTTTTAATCTGCGGACAGAAGAAATTGTTCAATATATCTGTCACTTAGAAGGGTAA
- the rlmB gene encoding 23S rRNA (guanosine(2251)-2'-O)-methyltransferase RlmB, translating to MAKPTYFYGIHAIDALLEYRPLDGLSLFVQQGRETDSHVQAIMAQARDNGISIQPTQKDKLTQLCGSPQHQGVVLNARPLGFADEGLLATLAGRDQCLLLVLDQITDAHNFGACLRTAVAMGVDAVVCPKHHAASLTPTVAKVSVGAAEMMPIISVTNLARTLTQIKNAGVFVFGTALNADAKPIHAADLTGKTAIIMGSEGEGMRRLTMESCDELVYIPMSGNEHGNLQSLNVSVATGMALYEVNRQRTLAAGQA from the coding sequence ATGGCAAAACCTACCTATTTTTATGGCATTCATGCGATTGATGCCTTACTCGAATATCGTCCTTTAGATGGGCTAAGCTTGTTTGTACAGCAAGGTCGTGAGACTGATAGCCATGTACAAGCGATTATGGCGCAAGCACGTGACAATGGTATCAGTATCCAACCCACGCAAAAAGACAAGCTCACGCAATTGTGTGGCAGTCCGCAGCACCAAGGTGTGGTGCTAAATGCGCGTCCTTTAGGATTTGCTGATGAAGGCTTGCTTGCTACCCTTGCTGGGCGTGACCAATGCTTATTACTGGTCTTGGATCAAATTACTGATGCACATAACTTTGGTGCTTGCTTGCGTACCGCAGTGGCGATGGGTGTGGATGCCGTGGTTTGTCCGAAACATCATGCGGCAAGTCTGACACCAACAGTGGCTAAAGTATCGGTCGGTGCAGCAGAGATGATGCCGATTATTAGTGTTACGAATTTGGCACGTACGCTCACGCAAATCAAAAATGCTGGGGTGTTTGTGTTTGGTACAGCGCTTAATGCAGATGCCAAACCGATTCATGCCGCTGATCTGACTGGCAAAACAGCCATTATCATGGGTTCAGAAGGTGAGGGGATGCGTCGCCTGACTATGGAGAGCTGTGATGAGCTGGTGTATATTCCGATGTCAGGAAATGAGCATGGCAACCTTCAAAGTCTAAATGTGAGTGTTGCCACTGGTATGGCGCTGTATGAAGTCAATCGACAGCGTACTTTAGCTGCTGGGCAAGCTTAA
- the coaE gene encoding dephospho-CoA kinase (Dephospho-CoA kinase (CoaE) performs the final step in coenzyme A biosynthesis.), protein MSKQSSSPYSHKPQTPQKKSKTLVVGLTGGIGSGKSAASAWFAEQGIDIIDADVIAHEVVAKGSTTLHKIQKKFGDWVLNGDGSMDRVAVRTHVFSHPEALIELEAITHPAIREAAKAQLATSTSPYVILSAPLLIEAAEAGLANLCQRILVMDATEDTQIARASQRDEQSIQKIKAIMVNQLSREERNRHADDVVLNEGDLAALYVQLAPLHQEYLKLAQQLKYAVD, encoded by the coding sequence ATGTCAAAACAATCATCTTCACCTTATTCTCATAAGCCCCAGACCCCGCAAAAGAAAAGTAAAACCTTAGTAGTTGGCTTAACGGGTGGTATCGGTAGTGGTAAGTCCGCTGCGAGTGCTTGGTTCGCTGAGCAAGGCATTGATATTATCGATGCGGATGTGATTGCCCATGAAGTCGTCGCTAAAGGTAGCACCACTCTGCACAAAATCCAGAAAAAATTTGGTGATTGGGTGTTGAATGGCGATGGATCAATGGATCGAGTGGCAGTAAGAACGCACGTCTTTTCACATCCTGAGGCATTGATTGAGTTAGAAGCCATCACTCATCCAGCGATACGCGAAGCAGCAAAAGCACAGTTGGCAACCAGTACTTCGCCTTACGTGATATTGTCAGCGCCTCTACTTATTGAAGCAGCAGAAGCAGGGCTTGCCAATTTATGCCAACGTATCTTAGTAATGGATGCCACCGAGGATACGCAGATTGCGCGTGCCAGTCAGCGTGACGAACAAAGCATACAAAAAATCAAAGCCATCATGGTGAATCAGCTGAGCCGCGAAGAGCGTAATCGTCATGCAGATGATGTGGTGCTCAACGAAGGTGATCTTGCGGCTCTGTATGTGCAATTAGCGCCATTACACCAAGAATATCTTAAGCTTGCCCAGCAGCTAAAGTACGCTGTCGATTGA
- a CDS encoding A24 family peptidase — protein sequence MQFIELLQDNMPIALGIFGLLGLCVGSFLNVVIHRIPLMMVYSWRQECSQFMSEQADMPREHTLPLTNIVAADQPITLSRPASRCPHCAHKIKWYENIPLISWLILRGRCSECKAAIGLRYPLVELATALLSMLVIYQFGVTAAGLSALILVWTLVALTGIDFDTQLLPDRLTFPLAGLGLAVNSQGWFVSPTQSIWGLLLGFLSLWIVVKIFYLLTKKHGMGQGDFKLLAVLGAWLGPMMLPLIILLSSLLGSIVGIILMKKQGESKPFAFGPYIAIAGIVALLYGSDIVNWYLGMYTY from the coding sequence ATGCAATTTATAGAGTTATTACAAGATAATATGCCTATCGCTTTAGGCATATTTGGCCTATTAGGTCTTTGTGTTGGCAGTTTTTTAAATGTGGTGATTCACCGTATTCCGCTGATGATGGTTTATAGCTGGCGACAAGAGTGCAGCCAGTTTATGTCAGAACAAGCAGACATGCCTCGAGAACACACTCTGCCCCTAACAAATATCGTAGCGGCTGACCAGCCGATTACTTTGAGTCGACCAGCCTCACGCTGCCCTCATTGCGCCCACAAAATAAAGTGGTACGAAAACATACCGTTAATTAGCTGGTTAATACTACGTGGCCGTTGCTCAGAATGTAAAGCTGCGATTGGACTGCGTTATCCACTGGTTGAGCTAGCAACAGCCCTACTATCAATGTTAGTAATTTATCAGTTTGGCGTAACTGCAGCTGGCTTGTCAGCCCTAATTTTGGTATGGACGCTGGTCGCCTTAACCGGTATTGATTTTGATACCCAATTACTGCCTGATCGCTTGACCTTTCCATTAGCAGGTTTAGGATTAGCAGTGAATTCACAAGGCTGGTTTGTCTCACCTACTCAGTCAATTTGGGGCTTATTGCTAGGATTTTTGTCATTGTGGATAGTGGTTAAGATATTTTATCTACTCACTAAAAAGCATGGTATGGGGCAGGGAGATTTCAAATTATTGGCAGTATTAGGTGCTTGGCTTGGGCCCATGATGTTGCCATTGATTATTTTATTGTCTTCTCTATTAGGCTCAATTGTTGGGATTATTTTGATGAAGAAGCAGGGTGAAAGCAAGCCGTTTGCCTTTGGTCCTTATATCGCTATCGCTGGTATTGTTGCTTTATTATATGGCTCAGATATCGTCAACTGGTATCTCGGCATGTATACTTACTAA
- a CDS encoding type II secretion system F family protein — MAKAKTDMLLDFVYDGVNRRGQKVKGETTSRSLELAKATLRKQGISVKGIKKKPKPLYTFKKSIKPIDIAIFSRQMATMMKAGVPLTQSFEIVADSLDNPSMKDLVLQIKSDIEAGGTFASALRKHPRYFDDLFCSLIDSGEQSGALETMLERVATYKEKSELLKAKIKKAMKYPIAVIVVAIIVTIILLIKVVPVFSGLFESFGAELPAFTQMVVNMSEWMQAWWFILIIIIGGTIIGFSETKKRSKKFRDFLDRAVLKAPIFGNIAYQAIIARFARTLSTTFAAGVPLIDALDSTAGATNNVVFYNATQQIKNDVSTGQQLQFSIRSTNLFPSLAIQMVGIGEESGSLEEMLDKVAVYYENEVDNAVDGLTSLMEPLIMAVLGVLIGGLVIAMYLPIFQMGAVVG, encoded by the coding sequence ATGGCAAAAGCGAAGACCGACATGCTGTTAGACTTTGTCTATGATGGGGTGAATCGACGCGGACAAAAAGTAAAAGGGGAGACCACTAGCCGTAGTTTAGAGTTAGCAAAAGCCACTTTACGCAAACAAGGTATCAGCGTCAAAGGTATCAAGAAAAAACCGAAGCCGCTTTACACTTTCAAGAAATCCATCAAACCTATTGATATTGCTATTTTTTCTCGGCAAATGGCGACCATGATGAAAGCGGGCGTGCCATTGACCCAATCCTTTGAGATTGTTGCTGACTCACTTGACAATCCCAGTATGAAAGACTTGGTATTACAAATAAAATCGGACATTGAAGCGGGTGGGACTTTTGCTTCAGCATTACGCAAGCACCCGCGTTATTTTGACGATCTGTTTTGTTCACTCATCGATTCTGGTGAGCAGTCAGGTGCACTGGAAACCATGCTTGAACGCGTTGCTACCTATAAAGAAAAAAGTGAGTTGCTTAAAGCCAAAATTAAGAAAGCAATGAAGTACCCTATCGCGGTTATCGTTGTTGCTATTATTGTGACTATCATCCTGCTGATTAAAGTAGTACCTGTATTTTCTGGTTTATTTGAATCTTTTGGTGCAGAGCTGCCTGCTTTTACCCAAATGGTTGTCAATATGTCTGAGTGGATGCAGGCGTGGTGGTTTATTTTAATCATCATTATCGGCGGTACTATCATTGGCTTTTCAGAGACGAAAAAACGCTCTAAGAAATTCCGTGACTTCTTAGACCGTGCGGTTTTAAAAGCACCAATATTTGGCAATATTGCCTATCAAGCTATTATTGCTCGTTTTGCTCGTACACTATCGACGACCTTTGCTGCGGGCGTGCCACTTATTGATGCCCTCGACTCTACAGCTGGTGCCACTAATAATGTTGTATTTTATAATGCCACTCAGCAAATCAAAAATGATGTTTCTACTGGTCAACAATTACAGTTTTCAATACGCTCGACCAACCTTTTCCCAAGCTTAGCCATTCAAATGGTTGGCATTGGTGAAGAATCCGGTAGTTTGGAAGAGATGTTAGACAAAGTTGCCGTCTACTATGAAAATGAAGTAGATAACGCTGTTGATGGATTGACCAGCTTGATGGAACCTTTGATTATGGCAGTCTTAGGCGTATTGATCGGTGGCTTGGTGATTGCCATGTATTTACCGATTTTCCAGATGGGCGCAGTAGTAGGCTAA
- the pilB gene encoding type IV-A pilus assembly ATPase PilB, which produces MSITTSKYGGLAHQLISEGIVSEANMKIAQTESQQQQVGLVPYLVDNKLADAYHLAQMLSQAFGDPLFDLDSLHVDVIPKDLVDEKIIRKFNALPLFKRGQRLFVALSDPTRVDAIDAIAFNSRLSIETIVVEEDKLKKRIESLYADAMQNFDSFSDSDLNVGFDEGEEEEGETKLSDGVEEAPVVKFVNKMLVDAIRMGASDLHFEPYEKTYRVRFRVDGVMQKMANPPVQLAGKIAARLKVMSQMDISERRVPQDGRIKLKISKDKAIDFRVSCLPTLFGEKLVLRILDPSSAMLGIEALGYEPDQKDMFLEALHKPQGMLLITGPTGSGKTVSLYTGINILNTGATNISTAEDPVEINLEGINQVNVNPKVGLTFANALKSFLRQDPDIVMVGEIRDLETAEIAIKAAQTGHMVLSTLHTNSAPETLTRLRNMGVASFNIATSVNLVIAQRLARRLCKNCKKPINIPKQSLLELGFTDADLDNPDNIIHEPVGCNECREGYKGRVGIYEVMKVSPDISRIIMEDGNAIDIKDAALKNGFRDLRRSGILKVLQGVTSIQEMMRVTSE; this is translated from the coding sequence ATGTCTATCACCACGAGCAAGTATGGTGGTTTAGCGCACCAGCTAATCAGCGAAGGTATCGTCAGCGAAGCGAATATGAAAATCGCGCAGACCGAATCGCAACAGCAACAAGTAGGACTAGTGCCCTACCTAGTCGATAATAAATTGGCAGATGCTTATCATCTTGCACAGATGTTGTCACAAGCTTTTGGTGATCCTCTTTTCGATCTTGATTCTTTACATGTTGATGTCATTCCAAAAGACTTAGTAGATGAAAAAATCATTCGTAAATTTAATGCGTTGCCATTATTTAAACGAGGACAGCGTTTATTCGTCGCATTAAGTGATCCAACTCGTGTGGATGCAATTGACGCTATTGCTTTTAATTCACGGCTGTCTATTGAAACTATTGTCGTCGAAGAAGACAAGTTAAAAAAGCGTATTGAGAGTCTTTACGCTGATGCCATGCAAAATTTTGATAGCTTCTCTGATAGCGATTTAAATGTTGGCTTTGATGAAGGTGAAGAAGAGGAAGGCGAGACCAAGCTTAGTGATGGTGTCGAGGAAGCACCCGTTGTAAAATTTGTTAATAAAATGCTGGTTGATGCCATTCGTATGGGTGCCTCTGACTTGCACTTTGAGCCCTATGAAAAAACCTATCGCGTTCGCTTTCGTGTCGATGGGGTGATGCAAAAAATGGCCAATCCACCTGTACAACTGGCTGGGAAAATTGCAGCCCGCTTAAAAGTAATGTCGCAGATGGATATTTCAGAGCGCCGTGTGCCACAAGATGGACGTATCAAGCTCAAGATATCTAAAGATAAAGCCATCGACTTTCGAGTAAGCTGTCTGCCTACCCTATTTGGCGAAAAACTTGTACTTCGTATTTTGGATCCTTCTTCAGCGATGTTGGGTATTGAAGCGCTCGGCTATGAACCTGATCAGAAAGATATGTTTTTAGAGGCACTGCATAAACCACAAGGTATGTTGCTTATCACGGGACCAACTGGTTCTGGTAAGACCGTGTCGCTTTATACTGGTATTAATATTTTAAATACTGGCGCGACCAACATATCCACTGCTGAAGATCCGGTGGAGATTAACCTGGAGGGGATCAATCAAGTCAACGTCAATCCAAAAGTGGGTCTAACTTTCGCAAATGCCCTCAAATCTTTTTTACGCCAAGATCCTGATATCGTCATGGTTGGTGAGATTCGTGACCTTGAGACTGCTGAAATTGCAATTAAAGCAGCGCAAACAGGGCATATGGTGCTCTCAACCCTACATACCAACTCAGCACCTGAAACACTGACGCGGCTGCGGAACATGGGTGTGGCCTCCTTTAATATCGCGACTTCAGTGAACTTGGTTATCGCCCAGCGCTTAGCACGACGTTTGTGTAAAAACTGCAAAAAACCTATTAATATCCCTAAGCAAAGTCTGCTTGAGCTCGGCTTTACAGACGCTGATTTGGACAATCCAGACAATATCATTCACGAGCCAGTAGGCTGTAATGAATGCCGTGAAGGTTATAAAGGACGAGTCGGTATCTACGAAGTCATGAAAGTCAGCCCTGATATCTCACGTATCATTATGGAAGATGGTAACGCGATAGATATCAAAGACGCTGCACTCAAAAATGGCTTCCGAGACCTGCGTCGCTCTGGCATTTTAAAAGTCTTACAAGGCGTAACCAGTATTCAAGAAATGATGCGCGTTACTTCCGAGTAA